From the Toxoplasma gondii ME49 chromosome VIIa, whole genome shotgun sequence genome, one window contains:
- a CDS encoding hypothetical protein (encoded by transcript TGME49_203120), giving the protein MNASEQVPGVSVPDDGWEDSLLPQQVLPVASSSAALDAFCDATEVVAAASSAVDACGDAEASCELLQPLAEAYLLAVRNEARRLPKIVSASVKGRTAPSKDSMETIFPCSEGMDRLLHDPFKLQEKASSPVPHVSDTRVSQRTASQLNYDAAGANGIPSCQQPPTESNRTEACSSYSSQGEGVKDTDEATAVVYQLADKQTCSSEIPRGPTEQSDECSPLPLEYRASSCKIASRYTPSEGACTPDCPTSDADSEDVDAGDKSYVHRLLVLDKRRRAARLSGTAPSSEWLKKSLSEFRKLRDCLSHEQATLVQAASSPHTIDRYRNWNEREWRLYCRCYPPSSEVLAACDSVTLCRLLFLLAEDISLQHRTVIRHQGQTPTSKTDPDATLPQPEAGRSQEVPCSCCRLSCCHVTLQQASWLFGVFLFLDELQAMDADVAFCIQSLRRECESARRKLVRHSKSHMGVVPNAEANRPTTKGEITAEATQETAATGQSERHLLAALDILILIIGGFFNQK; this is encoded by the exons ATGAATGCATCAGAGCAAGTACCAGGAGTCTCAGTCCCCGATGACGGGTGGGAGGACTCGCTCCTTCCCCAGCAGGTTCTGCCGGTGGCCAGTTCCAGCGCCGCCTTGGACGCCTTCTGTGACGCAACCGAAGTTGTTGCAGCAGCTTCCAGTGCAGTGGATGCATGCGGAGATGCTGAAGCTAGTTGTGAGTTGCTTCAACCGCTCGCGGAAGCCTACCTGCTTGCTGTTCGAAACGAGGCCCGCCGCTTGCCAAAGATTGTTTCCGCCTCCGTCAAGGGGCGAACCGCTCCCAGCAAAGATAGTATGGAAACTATCTTCCCCTGTTCTGAGGGAATGGACCGTCTCCTTCACGATCCATTCAAGTTGCAAGAGAAGGCGTCGTCTCCCGTGCCACATGTGTCAGACACTAGGGTTTCGCAGAGGACTGCTAGCCAGTTGAATTATGACGCTGCTGGAGCCAACGGCATCCCATCTTGTCAGCAGCCACCCACAGAATCGAATCGTACGGAAGCGTGCAGCTCTTACAGCAGTCAGGGTGAAGGTGTGAAAGACACTGATGAAGCCACTGCTGTAGTTTACCAGCTTGCAGATAAACAGACTTGTTCTTCGGAAATACCTAGGGGGCCTACCGAGCAGTCGGATGAGTGTAGTCCTCTACCATTAGAGTATCGAGCAAGTAGTTGCAAGATCGCATCACGATATACTCCTAGTgaaggtgcatgcacgccaGACTGTCCTACGTCGGATGCCGATTCAGAAGATGTGGACGCTGGCGATAAGTCGTACGTGCACAGGCTCCTCGTTCTTGATAAGAGACGGCGTGCGGCCAGGCTATCAGGGACAGCTCCTTCATCAGAATGGTTGAAGAAGTCGCTGTCAGAGTTCAGAAAGTTGCGCGACTGTCTGTCACACGAGCAGGCAACACTGGTCCAAGCAGCGTCATCGCCGCATACGATTGACCGCTATCGAAACTGGAACGAAAGGGAATGGCGTTTGTATTGCCGGTGCTATCCTCCTTCATCGGAAGTCCTGGCCGCGTGTGACAGTGTCACACTCTGtcgacttctctttctcttggctGAGGATATATCATTGCAGCACCGGACAGTTATTCGGCATCAGGGCCAGACACCAACCAGTAAAACAGATCCGGATGCGACTCTGCCCCAACCGGAGGCGGGCCGGAGTCAGGAGGTGCCTTGCTCGTGCTGCCGCCTTTCATGTTGTCATGTAACACTGCAGCAAGCGAGCTGGTTATTTGgagtgtttctgtttttggACGAACTACAG GCCATGGACGCGGACGTTGCCTTCTGTATCCAGAGTTTGAGGCGTGAGTGTGAGAGTGCACGTCGAAAGCTTGTTCGCCATTCCAAATCACACATGGGAGTGGTCCCAAACGCAGAAGCTAACCGTCCAACAACAAAAGGTGAAATCACGGCAGAGGCAACTCAAGAGACTGCTGCCACTGGCCAATCTGAACGACACCTCCTGGCGGCTTTGGACATACTTATCCTAATCATCGGAGGGTTTTTCAACCAGAAGTGA
- a CDS encoding citrate synthase, putative (encoded by transcript TGME49_203110), protein MNRLSVINAHLRPPGANTADNSEGQEKRRKTVAASSKDILIVVDERTGNEYTLSIQNDTVQAKDFGKIRVPGGPSLRIYDPGQMNTCVCSSRITYIDGAKGILRYRGYPIETLAEKVCFEECAFLLMYGELPSASQLASYTATLRRLADIPTDLRRLIKTFRPDAHPMGMLMSCLAAAGTLFPEANPCIAGQTVYKDVLVRNKHLLKVLAMMPAIAANIQRHRQGLQLVNPDPKLGFTASFMAMMDRRGDSACYSHPVLVKALDILFILHADHELNCSTAAARHVASSNADIYTSMAAATGALYGPRHGGANEAVVRMLERIKTIGAVPEFIAMVKDRKEKLMGFGHRVYKSYDPRANIIRQVAELVFKVVGDSPLIEVARELERVAMKDPYFTTRRLYPNVDFYSGIIYKAMGFPIDFFPLLFAIPRTAGWTAHFNEFINDPENRIARPFQVYLGHGLRSEVPPIEERQELVTDSAFQVKISAEERRQLLSVARDTSPPPNALTANEI, encoded by the exons ATGAATCGCCTCAGTGTGATCAATGCACACCTGCGTCCACCCGGAGCCAACACCGCAGACAATTCCGAAGGTCAGGAGAAACGTAGAAAAACTGTCGCCGCCTCTTCGAAAGACATATTAATCGTTGTCGATGAAAGGACTG GGAATGAATACACTCTATCCATACAAAACGACACTGTCCAAGCGAAAGACTTTGGAAAGATCCGAGTACCCGGTGGCCCATCGTTGCGCATCTACGACCCGGGCCAAATGAACACTTGTGTTTGTAGCTCGCGAATAACTTACATTGACGGAGCAAAAGGCATTCTCAG ATATCGCGGATACCCTATCGAGACATTGGCAGAGAAAGTATGTTTTGAAGAATGTGCTTTTCTGTTAATGTATGGAGAgcttccctctgcttcccaACTGGCGTCATACACCGCAACGCTTAGGAGACTAGCGGACATTCCCACAGATTTGAGAC GGCTGATTAAAACCTTTCGACCGGATGCACATCCTATGGGCATGCTGATGTCGTGCTTGGCTGCTGCGGGGACCTTATTTCCAGAAGCCAATCCCTGTATCGCCGGTCAAACTGTCTACAAAGATGTCCTTGTCAGGAACAAGCATTTACTTAAGGTTCTGGCAATGATGCCCGCTATTGCAGCGAACATCCAACG GCATCGGCAAGGGCTACAGCTTGTCAATCCTGATCCCAAGCTCGGTTTCACAGCGAGCTTCATGGCTATGATGGACAGACGAGGTGATAGTGCATGCTATTCTCATCCAGTGCTCGTCAAG gccTTGGATATTTTATTTATCCTCCATGCGGATCACGAACTGAACTGTAGTACCGCGGCTGCTCGCCATGTGGCCTCTTCAAATGCCGACATCTACACCTCGATGGCAGCTGCAACTGGAGCGCTCTATGGGCCACGTCATGGA GGAGCAAACGAGGCTGTGGTGCGCATGCTGGAACGCATTAAAACAATCGGAGCCGTACCGGAATTCATTGCAATGGTAAAAGATAGAAAG GAGAAACTCATGGGTTTCGGGCATCGAGTTTATAAAAGCTATGACCCGAGAGCGAACATCATCCGTCAAGTGGCGGAACTAGTTTTCAAAGTCGTCGGAGACTCGCCGCTTATTGAGGTTGCTCGAGAACTCGAACGCGTGGCCATGAAG GACCCTTACTTTACTACGCGACGTCTATACCCAAACGTCGACTTCTACAGCGGCATTATTTACAAAGCAATGGGCTTCCCTATAGACTTTTTCCCTTTGCTCTTCGCCATTCCGCGAACAGCTGGCTGGACCGCCCATTTCAACGAGTTCATAAACGATCCGGAGAATCGTATTGCAAGGCCCTTCCAGGTGTACTTAGGGCACGGCCTCCGAAGCGAAGTACCTCCCATCGAAGAACGGCAAGAG CTCGTTACTGATTCCGCCTTTCAAGTCAAAATATCGGCGGAAGAGCGGCGGCAGCTGCTTTCTGTAGCACGGGACACATCCCCACCACCGAATGCCTTAACGGCAAACGAAATCTGA
- a CDS encoding hypothetical protein (encoded by transcript TGME49_203100), with product MPFLSQTWLIHEICTNSVGSYGTCKISQTFIMTKVLRWMTSSKNCSNSLTLTMLPRMSCSSRAVPRNFYRLECLRVVRTICRHAANWTTTSVDTHNSRNWAGLRHDTEYTIHR from the exons ATGCCTTTTCTGTCCCAAACATGGCTCATCCACGAAATTTGCACGAACTCAGTCGGAAGTTATGGTACTTGCAAAATCAGCCAGACTTTCATTATGACCAAAGTGCTCCGCTGGATGACGAGTTCGAAGAACTGTTCCAACAG CCTCACACTGACAATGCTACCGCGAATGTCATGCAGCAGTCGTGCTGTTCCTCGCAACTTCTACCGTCTCGAATGTCTTCGCGTTGTGCGGACGATATGCCGCCACGCAGCGAACTGGACTACAACTTCGGTGGATACACACAATTCTCGCAACTGGGCTGGCCTTCGCCACGACACCGAATATACGATTCACAGATGA
- a CDS encoding hypothetical protein (encoded by transcript TGME49_203090) yields MPVHRLEEPAKTRHSSVEEELRHSLSQLPIEMLLPLIAEFKPETAPGVQALSLKGLDERLVISLLCEQNASFPVQPVHSSGARACQQHARTPLDLRTFLNADPRGSQSCGIDENSIVCCSATDAPCHLPETQIGEKHHESVVPKESDFPPKPGQLSYRETPSTVKSLLLTTEAPAGGMRCSMRDPTAPPPTPGNEKQELSDNLGDPSSAESSCWTSSHQNRLSPPLTGLASKSLGNGTVQKAHEDRMCYEVRKRRTIPATPCRISRACQISLGAEQLKKVMLSVKCYGTDRKKMQPKISGQASIKSKNGRPKGKILATKARACDSVLKNKTTEAVVRKYGVPNAAATLCVPPTRRLGDNVPIETEQLDARCCAINRSRRNTIRDGRKGCSVKQSRGWIRKVQSKAGVNRQPTRAATRTEVVAPSCTSVHCHEKRKNHSTKTVLVKKARTTELGDSAPKQTLKKSTRKADCSSGALKTTQGKRRVRPPKSRRRPSRFQSKTEPHITTNMKATAFHESLFGEKTLLRSRLANMLNELKLDADMSLSNGKARKYG; encoded by the exons ATGCCAGTCCATAGGTTGGAGGAGCCAGCAAAAACAAGGCATAGCAGCGTTGAGGAAGAGCTTCGACACTCCCTAAGTCAGTTACCAATTGAGATGCTCCTTCCCTTGATTGCCGAGTTTAAGCCGGAAACTGCACCGGGTGTCCAGGCCCTCTCGTTAAAAGGATTGGATGAACGTCTCGTTATCAGTCTATTATGTGAACAAAATGCTTCTTTTCCCGTACAGCCTGTTCATTCATCGGGAGCACGTGCATGCCAACAACACGCCAGGACTCCACTGGATCTCCGTACATTCCTTAATGCGGATCCACGCGGGAGTCAGTCCTGCGGGATAGACGAGAACTCCATAGTGTGTTGTTCAGCGACAGATGCGCCTTGCCACCTGCCTGAAACACAAATCGGAGAGAAGCATCATGAATCAGTGGTGCCGAAGGAGTCAGACTTTCCACCAAAACCAGGTCAACTCTCGtacagagagacgccgtcCACTGTAAAGTCCCTACTTTTGACCACCGAAGCGCCAGCGGGTGGGATGCGTTGCTCAATGAGGGATCCAACTGCCCCACCGCCGACTCCGGGTAATGAAAAGCAAGAACTATCAGACAATCTTGGTGATCCGTCTTCTGCCGAATCTTCTTGTTGGACTTCAAGTCACCAG AATCGCTTGAGCCCTCCACTCACTGGTCTAGCCTCAAAATCATTGGGAAATGGCACAGTTCAAAAGGCGCACGAGGATCGAATGTGCTATGAGGtccgaaagaggagaacaaTTCCGGCAACTCCGTGTCGAATCAGTCGTGCCTGTCAGATTTCACTCGGTGCTGAACAGC TAAAGAAGGTCATGCTATCGGTGAAGTGCTACGGAACAGATCGTAAGAAAATGCAGCCGAAAATCTCCGGTCAAGCGTCCATTAAAAG CAAAAACGGACGACCCAAGGGGAAAATCCTTGCCACAAAAGCCAGAGCCTGTGACTCCGTTCTGAAGAACAAAACTACTGAGGCTGTGGTCCGGAAATACGGAGTTCCCAATGCAGCTGCCACGTTATGCGTTCCTCCAACACGACGACTTGGTGATAACGTGCCCATTGAAACGGAGCAAT TGGATGCGCGCTGCTGCGCCATTAATAGATCCAGACGCAACACAATTCGCGACGGGCGGAAGGGCTGCTCGGTCAAACAATCCAGGGGTTGGATCAGAAAAGTGCAGTCTAAGGCAGGAGTCAATAGGCAGCCAACGCGTGCCGCTACGAGGACTGAAGTGGTGGCACCATCTTGCACCTCTGTACACTGccacgagaaaaggaaaaaccaCTCGACGAAAACAGTGTTGGTGAAGAAGGCCAGGACAACGGAACTGGGGGACTCTGCACCGAAGCAAACCTTGAAAAAG TCCACTCGCAAAGCGGATTGTTCTTCTGGAGCGTTAAAGACGACgcaaggaaaacgaagggTGCGTCCGCCGAAATCGCGGAGGCGTCCCAGTAGATTTCAGAGCAAAACCGAGCCTCACATT ACCACGAATATGAAAGCCACAGCATTTCACGAGAGTCTTtttggagagaaaacactcCTTCGAAGCCGATTAGCAA ATATGTTAAATGAACTCAAACTAGATGCGGATATGTCACTGTCGAATGGGAAAGCCAGGAAATACGGCTAG
- a CDS encoding RNA recognition motif-containing protein (encoded by transcript TGME49_203080), whose protein sequence is MYGQTVSGADPQQASACLMNNMPQVASVMPTPVMPAAPVILPMPMVVPTPAQFGMGVANGYVAQNVAPGTDPTASAVQSFTANEAASLGSIMASGAPDNEKTVHLRKGAGKIWSDPTLDEWPENDFRVFCGDLGNEVTDEVLTNAFRKYKSFAKARVVRDKRTGKTRGYGFVSFSDPNDMLKALKEMNFKYVGNRPIRVLRSKWKDREIDSERNKKFQEITVVQAANSKTLRKFKKLGVSVNGGKVARRQQEAAVMGSKPKKTHAPPTTYGRMTYQYIKGGASMAPAPSSGTCAAPNLLDDI, encoded by the exons ATGTACGGACAGACTGTTTCGGGCGCTGACCCGCAGCAGGCGTCGGCTTGCCTAATGAATAATATGCCTCAGGTTGCATCCGTAATGCCCACGCCTGTCATGCCGGCGGCCCCCGTCATTCTGCCTATGCCTATGGTTGTTCCTACGCCAGCACAGTTCG GCATGGGCGTTGCAAATGGATACGTAGCGCAGAATGTGGCACCAGGCACAGACCCCACGGCCTCG GCCGTACAGAGTTTCACAGCGAATGAGGCTGCTTCACTGGGCAGCATAATGGCGTCAGGTGCCCCTGACAACGAGAAGACAGTTCATCTTCGTAAGGGGGCTGGGAAGATTTGGAGCGACCCGACACTGGACGAATGGCCTGAAAATGACTTCCG AGTTTTCTGCGGAGACTTGGGGAACGAGGTTACAGACGAAGTTTTGACAAATGCTTTTCGGAAGTACAAATCTTTCGCGAAGGCTCGCGTGGTCAGGGACAAGAGGacagggaagacgagaggtTACG gttttgtgtctttttcgGATCCCAATGATATGTTGAAGGCACTGAAAGAAATGAATTTCAAATATGTTGGAAACAGACCGATTCGGGTGTTACGGAGTAAATGGAAAGACAG GGAAATTGACTCGGAGCGAAACAAGAAATTTCAG GAGATTACAGTCGTACAGGCGGCTAATTCCAAAACGTTGCGAAAATTTAAGAAACTCGGTGTATCAGTCAACGGCGGAAAAGTTG CACGGCGGCAGCAAGAGGCTGCTGTCATGGGGTCGAAACCAAAGAAGACTCATGCGCCACCGACGACATACGGGCGAATGACCTATCAGTACATCAAAGGAGGCGCTTCCATGGCGCCTGCACCATCGTCCGGAACTTGTGCGGCACCGAACCTTTTGGATGACATATGA
- a CDS encoding hypothetical protein (encoded by transcript TGME49_203070~Predicted trans-membrane domain (TMHMM2.0):92-115:134-157:168-188:192-215) produces the protein MSLLTREKPKGAPPPPVRPGLLPVFVQNPTGVNTMGKMPSSFPDSPLSPINHEISGFPSNYKPEIPPHTPRQECSGNFRSYFLGPGLMLRLLPSRIPTIEQVDDVYYKSASTCMVVLGFAILYEVFLLTAMVTPFYDNNISSSVGAFMQETAAAWIWLAASELGYHIVLVILAVVAYRRTVRSGRQWTNVYYIAVAGMLLEIVFIAIVKGIIALYASTLAGLSNCAHEMRLLGQVLWLP, from the exons ATGTCGTTGCTGACACGTGAAAAACCAAAAGgggcgccgccgccgcccgTACGGCCAGGCCTCCTTCCCGTATTTGTGCAAAACCCCACGGGTGTAAACACTATGGGTAAAATGCCGTCGTCGTTTCCCGACTCGCCACTAAGCCCCATCAACCACGAGATTTCAGGGTTTCCAAGCAATTATAAGCCCGAAATACCTCCACACACCCCTCGCCAGGAGTGCTCTGGGAATTTTAGAAGCTATTTCCTCGGTCCTGGCCTTATGCTCAGGCTTCTTCCATCCCGGATTCCCACTATCGAGCAAGTGGACGACGTGTACTACAAGAGTGCCAGCACG TGCATGGTGGTTCTGGGATTTGCCATCCTTTATGAGGTGTTCCTTCTTACGGCGATGGTGACACCGTTCTACGATAACAATATTAGTTCCAGTGTTGGTGCATTCATGCAAGAGACAGCTGCTGCATG GATATGGTTGGCAGCCTCGGAGCTAGGATATCACATCGTCTTGGTTATCCTTGCTGTGGTCGCGTACCGTCGCACAGTGCGATCGGGACGACAGTGGACAAACGTGTACTACATAGCTGTAGCTGGAATGCTTCTGGAGATAGTTTTTATTGCAATAGTAAA AGGAATCATTG CGTTATATGCATCAACACTTGCTGGTCTATCAAACTGTGCCCACGAGATGAGACTCTTAGGGCAAGTCTTATGGTTACCGTAG